The following are encoded in a window of Manihot esculenta cultivar AM560-2 chromosome 8, M.esculenta_v8, whole genome shotgun sequence genomic DNA:
- the LOC110620847 gene encoding general negative regulator of transcription subunit 3 isoform X3, whose translation MGASRKLQGEIDRVLKKVQEGVDVFDSIWNKVYDTDNANQKEKFEADLKKEIKKLQRYRDQIKTWIQSSEIKDKKVSASYEQALVDARKHIEREMERFKICEKETKTKAFSKEGLGQQPKTDPKEKAKSETRDWLNNVVGELESQIDSFEAEIEGLSVKKGKTRPPRLTHLEASIVRHKSHIMKLELILRLLDNDELSPEQVNDTKDFLDDYVERNQEDFDDFSDVEELYSSLPLDKVEALEDLVTIGTPGLVKGAPVHSGKTSLAASASQMPAAATSTHQQAASVQEQADDTASQDSNSDIVARTPPAKSSTISSSVASTPNVNHMTPVSVNVPVQTLSSVSASSILPGSASVQGVLENAAAALPSSPASMGNTVKEEEIAGFPSHRPSPALADAGLARGIGRAGLSSQPSSSIPLSSGGVPSNGALGVVPSASDITKRNILSTDDRLGSSGLQQPLASPLSNRMILPQTGKTNDGSAMVDSGNVGEAAGIGGRVFSPSLVPGMQWRPGSSFQNQNELFRARTEIAPDQREKFLQRLQQVQQQGHSTLLGMPPLSGGNHKQFSAQQNPLLHQQLNSQSSSVSSQASLGLGVQAPGLNTVTSSALQQPNSFHQQSSQQVVISNNAKDADIGHLKAEEQQQQPLNLPDDSLPESAATSGLSKNLVHEDELKTPYTMDAPTGTSASLAEPVQVPRDIDLSPGQPIQSSQPSTDLGVIGRKSVSDLGAIGDNLSGSAVNSGAGAMHDQLYNLQMLEAAYHKLPQPKDSERARSYTPRHPAATPPSYPQVQAPIVNNPGFWERLTMDSYGTDTLFFAFYYQQNTYQQYLAAKELKKQSWRYHRKYNTWFQRHEEPKVATDEYEQGTYVYFDFHIANDDLQHGWCQRIKTEFTFEYNYLEDELIV comes from the exons ATGGGGGCAAGCCGCAAACTTCAAGGCGAGATTGATCGCGTTCTGAAGAAGGTCCAAGAAGGCGTCGATGTCTTTGACAGCATCTGGAACAAG GTTTATGATACAGACAATGCAAATCAGAAAGAGAAATTTGAGGCAGACTTGAAGAAGGAGATAAAAAAGCTGCAGAGATACAGGGATCAGATTAAAACATGGATTCAGTCTAGTGAGATCAAGGATAAGAAG GTTAGTGCCTCTTACGAGCAAGCTTTAGTGGATGCTCGTAAGCATATTGAGCGTGAAATGGAGAGATTTAAGATCTGCGAGAAGGAAACAAAAACAAAGGCATTTTCTAAAGAAGGGCTGGGCCAACAACCAAAAACT GATCCAAAGGAGAAGGCTAAATCAGAGACAAGGGATTGGTTAAACAATGTG GTTGGGGAGTTGGAATCTCAGATTGATAGCTTTGAAGCTGAGATAGAGGGGCTATCTGTTAAGAAAGGAAAGACAAGGCCACCTAGACTG ACACATTTAGAGGCGTCTATTGTGCGGCACAAGTCTCATATTATGAAGTTAGAACTGATCTTGAGGCTACTTGATAACGACGAACTGAGTCCTGAGCAGGTCAATGATACTAAAGACTTCCTGGATGACTATGTAGAACGTAATCAG GAGGATTTCGATGACTTTAGTGATGTTGAAGAGCTTTACAGCTCATTGCCATTAGACAAGGTGGAGGCTCTTGAAGATCTGGTGACAATTGGCACTCCTGGTCTTGTCAAG GGTGCACCAGTTCATAGCGGGAAGACTTCTTTAGCAGCTTCAGCATCTCAAATGCCT GCAGCTGCTACTTCTACTCATCAGCAAGCTGCTTCAGTTCAGGAGCAAGCTGATGATACAGCTTCTCAGGATAGTAATTCTGATATTGTTGCAAGAACTCCACCAGCCAAAAGTAGTACAATTAGTTCTTCTGTTGCATCGACACCGAATGTTAATCACATGACCCCTGTTTCTGTCAATGTTCCAGTTCAGACATTGTCTAGTGTATCAGCCTCTTCAATTCTTCCAGGTTCAGCATCTGTTCAAGGTGTGCTGGAAAATGCAGCTGCTGCCCTTCCTTCATCTCCTGCATCAATGGGAAATACTGTGAAGGAGGAAGAAATTGCTGGTTTCCCTAGCCATAGACCATCACCAGCTCTTGCTGATGCTGGACTAGCTAGGGGCATTGGTAGGGCTGGCCTCTCTAGTCAGCCTTCATCTAGTATCCCTCTTAGCTCTGGTGGAGTTCCTAGCAATGGAGCACTTGGTGTGGTACCTTCAGCATCTGACATtacaaaaagaaatattttatctACAGATGATAGACTAGGGAGCAGTGGACTTCAGCAACCTTTGGCTTCCCCACTAAGCAATAGAATGATCTTGCCTCAGACTGGCAAGACTAATGATGGATCTGCTATGGTTGATTCTGGTAATGTTGGTGAAGCTGCTGGAATAGGTGGAAGAGTTTTTTCCCCTTCTTTGGTTCCAGGCATGCAGTGGAGACCTGGAAGTTCCTTCCAAAATCAGAATGAACTG TTTCGTGCTAGAACTGAAATAGCACCTGATCAGAGGGAGAAATTTTTGCAGCGTCTTCAGCAAGTCCAGCAACAAGGTCACAGCACCCTTCTTGGTATGCCACCACTTTCTGGTGGAAATCATAAACAGTTTTCTGCCCAACAAAACCCCCTATTGCATCAG CAGTTAAATTCTCAAAGCTCATCCGTCTCTTCTCAAGCTAGTCTGGGACTTGGAGTTCAGGCACCAGGTCTGAATACTGTTACATCTTCTGCCTTACAGCAGCCAAACTCCTTCCATCAACAATCAAGCCAACAAGTTGTAATATCAAATAATGCAAAGGATGCTG ATATTGGTCATTTGAAAGCCGAGGAGCAGCAGCAGCAACCTTTGAATTTACCTGATGATTCACTTCCTGAATCTGCTGCTACATCTGGGCTGAGCAAAAATCTTGTGCATGAGGATGAATTGAAAACCCCATACACAATGGATGCTCCT acAGGAACATCTGCTTCTTTGGCAGAGCCTGTCCAAGTGCCAAGAGATATTGATCTCTCTCCTGGACAACCAATTCAATCTAGTCAACCTTCTACTGATCTTGGTGTTATTGGTCGGAAAAGCGTTTCTGACCTTGGTGCCATTGGAGATAACCTCAGTGGGTCTGCTGTGAATTCTGGGGCTGGGGCCATGCACGATCAGTTGTATAATTTGCAGATGCTTGAGGCTGCATatcacaaacttcctcaacccAAAGATTCAGAGCGTGCTAGAAGCTACACTCCG AGACACCCTGCAGCCACACCTCCTAGCTATCCTCAAGTTCAGGCACCCATTGTAAATAATCCTGGATTCTGGGAACGACTAACCATGGATAGTTATGGCACTGATACTTTGTTCTTTGCATTCTACTATCAGCAG AATACATATCAGCAATATTTGGCTGCAAAAGAACTGAAGAAGCAATCCTGGAGATACCACAGAAAATACAACACCTGGTTTCAGCGGCACGAGGAACCCAAAGTGGCAACTGATGAATATGAACAAGGAACTTACGTTTACTTTGATTTCCATATTGCCAATGATGACCTCCAACATGGATG GTGTCAAAGAATCAAGACTGAGTTCACTTTTGAATATAATTATCTTGAAGATGAACTTATAGTTTAG
- the LOC110620847 gene encoding general negative regulator of transcription subunit 3 isoform X2, giving the protein MGASRKLQGEIDRVLKKVQEGVDVFDSIWNKVYDTDNANQKEKFEADLKKEIKKLQRYRDQIKTWIQSSEIKDKKVSASYEQALVDARKHIEREMERFKICEKETKTKAFSKEGLGQQPKTDPKEKAKSETRDWLNNVVGELESQIDSFEAEIEGLSVKKGKTRPPRLTHLEASIVRHKSHIMKLELILRLLDNDELSPEQVNDTKDFLDDYVERNQEDFDDFSDVEELYSSLPLDKVEALEDLVTIGTPGLVKGAPVHSGKTSLAASASQMPAAATSTHQQAASVQEQADDTASQDSNSDIVARTPPAKSSTISSSVASTPNVNHMTPVSVNVPVQTLSSVSASSILPGSASVQGVLENAAAALPSSPASMGNTVKEEEIAGFPSHRPSPALADAGLARGIGRAGLSSQPSSSIPLSSGGVPSNGALGVVPSASDITKRNILSTDDRLGSSGLQQPLASPLSNRMILPQTGKTNDGSAMVDSGNVGEAAGIGGRVFSPSLVPGMQWRPGSSFQNQNELGQFRARTEIAPDQREKFLQRLQQVQQQGHSTLLGMPPLSGGNHKQFSAQQNPLLHQLNSQSSSVSSQASLGLGVQAPGLNTVTSSALQQPNSFHQQSSQQVVISNNAKDADIGHLKAEEQQQQPLNLPDDSLPESAATSGLSKNLVHEDELKTPYTMDAPTGTSASLAEPVQVPRDIDLSPGQPIQSSQPSTDLGVIGRKSVSDLGAIGDNLSGSAVNSGAGAMHDQLYNLQMLEAAYHKLPQPKDSERARSYTPRHPAATPPSYPQVQAPIVNNPGFWERLTMDSYGTDTLFFAFYYQQNTYQQYLAAKELKKQSWRYHRKYNTWFQRHEEPKVATDEYEQGTYVYFDFHIANDDLQHGWCQRIKTEFTFEYNYLEDELIV; this is encoded by the exons ATGGGGGCAAGCCGCAAACTTCAAGGCGAGATTGATCGCGTTCTGAAGAAGGTCCAAGAAGGCGTCGATGTCTTTGACAGCATCTGGAACAAG GTTTATGATACAGACAATGCAAATCAGAAAGAGAAATTTGAGGCAGACTTGAAGAAGGAGATAAAAAAGCTGCAGAGATACAGGGATCAGATTAAAACATGGATTCAGTCTAGTGAGATCAAGGATAAGAAG GTTAGTGCCTCTTACGAGCAAGCTTTAGTGGATGCTCGTAAGCATATTGAGCGTGAAATGGAGAGATTTAAGATCTGCGAGAAGGAAACAAAAACAAAGGCATTTTCTAAAGAAGGGCTGGGCCAACAACCAAAAACT GATCCAAAGGAGAAGGCTAAATCAGAGACAAGGGATTGGTTAAACAATGTG GTTGGGGAGTTGGAATCTCAGATTGATAGCTTTGAAGCTGAGATAGAGGGGCTATCTGTTAAGAAAGGAAAGACAAGGCCACCTAGACTG ACACATTTAGAGGCGTCTATTGTGCGGCACAAGTCTCATATTATGAAGTTAGAACTGATCTTGAGGCTACTTGATAACGACGAACTGAGTCCTGAGCAGGTCAATGATACTAAAGACTTCCTGGATGACTATGTAGAACGTAATCAG GAGGATTTCGATGACTTTAGTGATGTTGAAGAGCTTTACAGCTCATTGCCATTAGACAAGGTGGAGGCTCTTGAAGATCTGGTGACAATTGGCACTCCTGGTCTTGTCAAG GGTGCACCAGTTCATAGCGGGAAGACTTCTTTAGCAGCTTCAGCATCTCAAATGCCT GCAGCTGCTACTTCTACTCATCAGCAAGCTGCTTCAGTTCAGGAGCAAGCTGATGATACAGCTTCTCAGGATAGTAATTCTGATATTGTTGCAAGAACTCCACCAGCCAAAAGTAGTACAATTAGTTCTTCTGTTGCATCGACACCGAATGTTAATCACATGACCCCTGTTTCTGTCAATGTTCCAGTTCAGACATTGTCTAGTGTATCAGCCTCTTCAATTCTTCCAGGTTCAGCATCTGTTCAAGGTGTGCTGGAAAATGCAGCTGCTGCCCTTCCTTCATCTCCTGCATCAATGGGAAATACTGTGAAGGAGGAAGAAATTGCTGGTTTCCCTAGCCATAGACCATCACCAGCTCTTGCTGATGCTGGACTAGCTAGGGGCATTGGTAGGGCTGGCCTCTCTAGTCAGCCTTCATCTAGTATCCCTCTTAGCTCTGGTGGAGTTCCTAGCAATGGAGCACTTGGTGTGGTACCTTCAGCATCTGACATtacaaaaagaaatattttatctACAGATGATAGACTAGGGAGCAGTGGACTTCAGCAACCTTTGGCTTCCCCACTAAGCAATAGAATGATCTTGCCTCAGACTGGCAAGACTAATGATGGATCTGCTATGGTTGATTCTGGTAATGTTGGTGAAGCTGCTGGAATAGGTGGAAGAGTTTTTTCCCCTTCTTTGGTTCCAGGCATGCAGTGGAGACCTGGAAGTTCCTTCCAAAATCAGAATGAACTG GGACAGTTTCGTGCTAGAACTGAAATAGCACCTGATCAGAGGGAGAAATTTTTGCAGCGTCTTCAGCAAGTCCAGCAACAAGGTCACAGCACCCTTCTTGGTATGCCACCACTTTCTGGTGGAAATCATAAACAGTTTTCTGCCCAACAAAACCCCCTATTGCATCAG TTAAATTCTCAAAGCTCATCCGTCTCTTCTCAAGCTAGTCTGGGACTTGGAGTTCAGGCACCAGGTCTGAATACTGTTACATCTTCTGCCTTACAGCAGCCAAACTCCTTCCATCAACAATCAAGCCAACAAGTTGTAATATCAAATAATGCAAAGGATGCTG ATATTGGTCATTTGAAAGCCGAGGAGCAGCAGCAGCAACCTTTGAATTTACCTGATGATTCACTTCCTGAATCTGCTGCTACATCTGGGCTGAGCAAAAATCTTGTGCATGAGGATGAATTGAAAACCCCATACACAATGGATGCTCCT acAGGAACATCTGCTTCTTTGGCAGAGCCTGTCCAAGTGCCAAGAGATATTGATCTCTCTCCTGGACAACCAATTCAATCTAGTCAACCTTCTACTGATCTTGGTGTTATTGGTCGGAAAAGCGTTTCTGACCTTGGTGCCATTGGAGATAACCTCAGTGGGTCTGCTGTGAATTCTGGGGCTGGGGCCATGCACGATCAGTTGTATAATTTGCAGATGCTTGAGGCTGCATatcacaaacttcctcaacccAAAGATTCAGAGCGTGCTAGAAGCTACACTCCG AGACACCCTGCAGCCACACCTCCTAGCTATCCTCAAGTTCAGGCACCCATTGTAAATAATCCTGGATTCTGGGAACGACTAACCATGGATAGTTATGGCACTGATACTTTGTTCTTTGCATTCTACTATCAGCAG AATACATATCAGCAATATTTGGCTGCAAAAGAACTGAAGAAGCAATCCTGGAGATACCACAGAAAATACAACACCTGGTTTCAGCGGCACGAGGAACCCAAAGTGGCAACTGATGAATATGAACAAGGAACTTACGTTTACTTTGATTTCCATATTGCCAATGATGACCTCCAACATGGATG GTGTCAAAGAATCAAGACTGAGTTCACTTTTGAATATAATTATCTTGAAGATGAACTTATAGTTTAG
- the LOC110620847 gene encoding general negative regulator of transcription subunit 3 isoform X1 → MGASRKLQGEIDRVLKKVQEGVDVFDSIWNKVYDTDNANQKEKFEADLKKEIKKLQRYRDQIKTWIQSSEIKDKKVSASYEQALVDARKHIEREMERFKICEKETKTKAFSKEGLGQQPKTDPKEKAKSETRDWLNNVVGELESQIDSFEAEIEGLSVKKGKTRPPRLTHLEASIVRHKSHIMKLELILRLLDNDELSPEQVNDTKDFLDDYVERNQEDFDDFSDVEELYSSLPLDKVEALEDLVTIGTPGLVKGAPVHSGKTSLAASASQMPAAATSTHQQAASVQEQADDTASQDSNSDIVARTPPAKSSTISSSVASTPNVNHMTPVSVNVPVQTLSSVSASSILPGSASVQGVLENAAAALPSSPASMGNTVKEEEIAGFPSHRPSPALADAGLARGIGRAGLSSQPSSSIPLSSGGVPSNGALGVVPSASDITKRNILSTDDRLGSSGLQQPLASPLSNRMILPQTGKTNDGSAMVDSGNVGEAAGIGGRVFSPSLVPGMQWRPGSSFQNQNELGQFRARTEIAPDQREKFLQRLQQVQQQGHSTLLGMPPLSGGNHKQFSAQQNPLLHQQLNSQSSSVSSQASLGLGVQAPGLNTVTSSALQQPNSFHQQSSQQVVISNNAKDADIGHLKAEEQQQQPLNLPDDSLPESAATSGLSKNLVHEDELKTPYTMDAPTGTSASLAEPVQVPRDIDLSPGQPIQSSQPSTDLGVIGRKSVSDLGAIGDNLSGSAVNSGAGAMHDQLYNLQMLEAAYHKLPQPKDSERARSYTPRHPAATPPSYPQVQAPIVNNPGFWERLTMDSYGTDTLFFAFYYQQNTYQQYLAAKELKKQSWRYHRKYNTWFQRHEEPKVATDEYEQGTYVYFDFHIANDDLQHGWCQRIKTEFTFEYNYLEDELIV, encoded by the exons ATGGGGGCAAGCCGCAAACTTCAAGGCGAGATTGATCGCGTTCTGAAGAAGGTCCAAGAAGGCGTCGATGTCTTTGACAGCATCTGGAACAAG GTTTATGATACAGACAATGCAAATCAGAAAGAGAAATTTGAGGCAGACTTGAAGAAGGAGATAAAAAAGCTGCAGAGATACAGGGATCAGATTAAAACATGGATTCAGTCTAGTGAGATCAAGGATAAGAAG GTTAGTGCCTCTTACGAGCAAGCTTTAGTGGATGCTCGTAAGCATATTGAGCGTGAAATGGAGAGATTTAAGATCTGCGAGAAGGAAACAAAAACAAAGGCATTTTCTAAAGAAGGGCTGGGCCAACAACCAAAAACT GATCCAAAGGAGAAGGCTAAATCAGAGACAAGGGATTGGTTAAACAATGTG GTTGGGGAGTTGGAATCTCAGATTGATAGCTTTGAAGCTGAGATAGAGGGGCTATCTGTTAAGAAAGGAAAGACAAGGCCACCTAGACTG ACACATTTAGAGGCGTCTATTGTGCGGCACAAGTCTCATATTATGAAGTTAGAACTGATCTTGAGGCTACTTGATAACGACGAACTGAGTCCTGAGCAGGTCAATGATACTAAAGACTTCCTGGATGACTATGTAGAACGTAATCAG GAGGATTTCGATGACTTTAGTGATGTTGAAGAGCTTTACAGCTCATTGCCATTAGACAAGGTGGAGGCTCTTGAAGATCTGGTGACAATTGGCACTCCTGGTCTTGTCAAG GGTGCACCAGTTCATAGCGGGAAGACTTCTTTAGCAGCTTCAGCATCTCAAATGCCT GCAGCTGCTACTTCTACTCATCAGCAAGCTGCTTCAGTTCAGGAGCAAGCTGATGATACAGCTTCTCAGGATAGTAATTCTGATATTGTTGCAAGAACTCCACCAGCCAAAAGTAGTACAATTAGTTCTTCTGTTGCATCGACACCGAATGTTAATCACATGACCCCTGTTTCTGTCAATGTTCCAGTTCAGACATTGTCTAGTGTATCAGCCTCTTCAATTCTTCCAGGTTCAGCATCTGTTCAAGGTGTGCTGGAAAATGCAGCTGCTGCCCTTCCTTCATCTCCTGCATCAATGGGAAATACTGTGAAGGAGGAAGAAATTGCTGGTTTCCCTAGCCATAGACCATCACCAGCTCTTGCTGATGCTGGACTAGCTAGGGGCATTGGTAGGGCTGGCCTCTCTAGTCAGCCTTCATCTAGTATCCCTCTTAGCTCTGGTGGAGTTCCTAGCAATGGAGCACTTGGTGTGGTACCTTCAGCATCTGACATtacaaaaagaaatattttatctACAGATGATAGACTAGGGAGCAGTGGACTTCAGCAACCTTTGGCTTCCCCACTAAGCAATAGAATGATCTTGCCTCAGACTGGCAAGACTAATGATGGATCTGCTATGGTTGATTCTGGTAATGTTGGTGAAGCTGCTGGAATAGGTGGAAGAGTTTTTTCCCCTTCTTTGGTTCCAGGCATGCAGTGGAGACCTGGAAGTTCCTTCCAAAATCAGAATGAACTG GGACAGTTTCGTGCTAGAACTGAAATAGCACCTGATCAGAGGGAGAAATTTTTGCAGCGTCTTCAGCAAGTCCAGCAACAAGGTCACAGCACCCTTCTTGGTATGCCACCACTTTCTGGTGGAAATCATAAACAGTTTTCTGCCCAACAAAACCCCCTATTGCATCAG CAGTTAAATTCTCAAAGCTCATCCGTCTCTTCTCAAGCTAGTCTGGGACTTGGAGTTCAGGCACCAGGTCTGAATACTGTTACATCTTCTGCCTTACAGCAGCCAAACTCCTTCCATCAACAATCAAGCCAACAAGTTGTAATATCAAATAATGCAAAGGATGCTG ATATTGGTCATTTGAAAGCCGAGGAGCAGCAGCAGCAACCTTTGAATTTACCTGATGATTCACTTCCTGAATCTGCTGCTACATCTGGGCTGAGCAAAAATCTTGTGCATGAGGATGAATTGAAAACCCCATACACAATGGATGCTCCT acAGGAACATCTGCTTCTTTGGCAGAGCCTGTCCAAGTGCCAAGAGATATTGATCTCTCTCCTGGACAACCAATTCAATCTAGTCAACCTTCTACTGATCTTGGTGTTATTGGTCGGAAAAGCGTTTCTGACCTTGGTGCCATTGGAGATAACCTCAGTGGGTCTGCTGTGAATTCTGGGGCTGGGGCCATGCACGATCAGTTGTATAATTTGCAGATGCTTGAGGCTGCATatcacaaacttcctcaacccAAAGATTCAGAGCGTGCTAGAAGCTACACTCCG AGACACCCTGCAGCCACACCTCCTAGCTATCCTCAAGTTCAGGCACCCATTGTAAATAATCCTGGATTCTGGGAACGACTAACCATGGATAGTTATGGCACTGATACTTTGTTCTTTGCATTCTACTATCAGCAG AATACATATCAGCAATATTTGGCTGCAAAAGAACTGAAGAAGCAATCCTGGAGATACCACAGAAAATACAACACCTGGTTTCAGCGGCACGAGGAACCCAAAGTGGCAACTGATGAATATGAACAAGGAACTTACGTTTACTTTGATTTCCATATTGCCAATGATGACCTCCAACATGGATG GTGTCAAAGAATCAAGACTGAGTTCACTTTTGAATATAATTATCTTGAAGATGAACTTATAGTTTAG